Part of the Candidatus Hydrogenedentota bacterium genome, TCCGGCCGCTACGCCACGCTGCTGACCGTGGCCTATGAGGGGTTCACCCTGGACAGCGGGAACCCCGCGCTTGACGACCTGCTCTCGCGGGGCGGCATGGTCCGCATGTACTCGACCGTCTCCCTGATTATCACGGCGATGCTCTTCGGCGGGGTGATGGAGGCCACGGGCATGCTGCCGCGCATCGCAAAGGCCGTGCTTTCCGGGGTGCGCGGCGCGGGCAGCCTCATCGGCGCCACCATTGGCACCTGTGTGCTGTTCAACGTGTTCGCCTCGGAGCAGTATCTGGCGATAGTGGTGCCGGGGCGGATGTTCCGGAGCGCCTACAGGGAGATGGGGCTCGCGCCGAAGAACCTCTCGCGGGCGCTGGAGGACGGGGGCACCATGACATCGGTGCTGGTGCCGTGGAACACCTGCGGGGCCTTTGCCGCCGCCGCGCTGTCCGTGCCCACCCTGCACTACCTGCCCTGGTGCTTTCTCAACCTCCTCTCGCCGGTGGTCGGGATTGGCATGGCCGCGGCGGGGTTCGCGGTGGCGCGGATTGAGCCCGCCCCGGAACGGGAAAGTTCCGGGGCATAGGCGGGGCGTGAAACAGAAAGGGCACCCCGCCGGGTCCAATGCGGGTGGCGCCGTGAACGATGAGTCTTCAACCCTTTCGCACAGGAGAACACACCGCATGACCACACTTCACCGGTTTTCAGTGTCCGCCGCCGTTCTGGCGCTGGCGTTTTCCGCCGCGGCCGCGCCGCTTTGGACCCCGGTCCGGGATGCGGTGTATTTGCAGGAAACGGGGCGGCAACTGCCCACGGAGCAGCCGGTCTTCGCCGTGGCGGTGCTGGACGGGGTGATTTATGCCGGGTTTGGGGACGGGGTGCGCCGGGTAAACGGCGAGGCGCTGGAGCCGGTGCCGGGCGGGCCCGCCGAGCCGGTGCGGCGGATGCGGGCGCTGGACGGCGCGCTGTGGGTGATGACGGAGAAGGGGCTGCACCGTTTTGCCGGCGGTCAATGGGCGGCGGTGTCCGGCGAGTTGTTTTCAGATGTGTGCCTGCACCAGGGGCATGTGGTGGCCGCGTCCGGCGCCCGCCTGTTCCAGTGGGACGGCGCGGCCCTTGCGCTTCTGGCGGACGGGGAGGGGGCTGTCGGCCCGATACGCGCCCTGGCGTCCCATGCGGAGACACTGTACTGCCTGGGCTATGACCGGCTGTTTCTGTTTGACGGGAAGGAGTTTGTGACGGCGCGGCGCATGAATGTGGAGTTTGGCGCGCTTCCCTCGAAGGACCTGCGCGACATCGTTTCCGCAGGGAGCCGGCTCATTGTGGCGACGCATGCGGGGCTGGGCGTGGTGCGGGGCACGGCGGCCACGGCCATTCTCGGGGCTGACGGCCTGCCCTGGGAGGAGTGCCTGGGTCTCGCGCCGGGTTTTGACCGGGACTACTGGGTTGCCACCACGAAGGGGGCCATCCGCGCCGTGGACGGCGAGTTCCACTATTTCATGGGGCCGCGCTGGCTGCCGGACAACCAGGTGAACGCGGCGGCCTGCGGGGAGCGCCTTGCGGTGCTCGCCACGAACAGGGGGCTGGGCATCATCGAGTACGAGCCGTACACGCTGCAGAAGAAGGCGGACTACTACGAACGGCACCTGGAGGAGTGGGGCCAGAAGCGGATGATGTTCACCCACAAGCTGGAGTGGGACGGGAATCGGGGCCACTGGACCCGCGAGGTGAGCGACAACGACGTGGGATGGAGCACACACTACTGGGCGGCCCAGGCCTTCAAGTTTGCCGCCACGGGCGACCCGGAGGCGCGCAAGAACGCCGCGGCAGGGTTCAACGCCATGAAGTGGTCCGAGGAGATCACCTCGATTGAGGGGTTCCCCGCGCGGTCCATCTGGACCGTGGGCGAGACGGGGCACCAGGCCGAGGGGGGCTCCGGCGGCTTCGCCGCCGAGTGGCACCCCACGCCGGACGGGCTTTGGGAGTGGAAGGGGGACACGTCGAGCGATGAGACGGACGCGCAGTATTACTACGCCTGGGTCTTTTACCAGACGGCGGCCACGGAGAAGGAAAAGGAGAAGGTGCGCGACCATGTGCGGCGCATGACGGACCATATCATGGACAACGGCTGGGTGCTGATGGACGTGGACGGCAAGCCGACGGTCTGGGGGCGCTGGGACCCGGAGTATTTCAACGGGAAGGGCAAATACGCGAAGGGGCTCAACGGGCTGGAGATTCTGACCTATCTCCGCGTCGCCCACGCCGTCACGGGGGACGCGAAATATCTGGACGCGTACAACGGCCTGCTGGAGCGGGGCTATGCGGAGGAGGTGGTCCACCAGAAACATGTGTCGCCGACGCCGATGATTTTCCACTCCGACGACCGTCTGGCGTTTTACGTCTATTACGGAATCATGCAGACCGAGACCGAGCCGTTCATGCGGGGGGTTTACCGGCGGAGTCTGGAGCGGAGCTGGGAAATCGAGCGGATCGAGCGGATACCCTGGTTCAATTTCATCTACGGCGGGCTCACGGGTAACGACTGCGAACTGCCCGAGGCCGTCGCGCACCTGCGCGAGTGGCCCCTCGACCTGGTGAAACACCCCTATGACTTCACCCACCGCGCCGACTTGCAACCGCCGAAAGGGTACATGCCCTACGCCAAGGTCGAGCGGGCCTTCTCGCCCCGCGAGACCAACGCCTGCCGGTGGACGGACAACCGGGGCGAGGTGCGCGGCGGCGGCGGCGACGTGGTGGACCCGGCGGGGTGGCTGGACGCCTACTGGATGGCGCGGTATTATGGGATGATACTGCCGCCGGAAACGGACGACCCGGCGCTGCTGTCCGTGCCCCGGCGCGGGCTGCAACTGGGCGCGCCCCCGTATGACGGACCGCCCATGCCCAATGTGATGGACTGACACCCGCCGCGTAAACCATGGAGGTTTGAGACGATGACCCGCATGCTGCTGTGTGTTGCGCTGCTTGCCCCGCTGGCGGGCGCGGCGGAGGCCGGGGCCGCCCCGAAAGCCGAACTGGTCTCGTGCGTGAAAATCTGGGAGGAGGCCCCGCACAACGCCTTCACCAACCTCATCCGTTACAAGGACGAGTGGTTCTGCGTGTTCCGCGAGGGCGCGGGGCATGTGTCCCCCGACGGCGCGCTCCGGGTGATCGTGTCCGGGGACGGGGAACAGTGGGTGTCGGCGGCGCGGCTCACCTCGGAAACGGCGGACCTGCGGGACGCGCAAATCACGGTGACGCCGGACAACCGGCTGATGCTCTCCGGCGCGGCGGCGTGGCACACGCCCAGCCCCGCCACGCACCAGACCCTGGCGTATTTCTCGGAGAACGGCCGGGACTGGACCGCCCCGGTGGAGATTGGCCTGCCCAACGACTGGCTGTGGCGCGTGACCTGGAACGGGGACACGGCGTGGGGCATCGGCTATGCCTGCGGGCGCGGCGAGCGCAACATCCGGCTTTACAAGAGCGCGGACGGCAAACAGTTCGACGTGGTGGTGGACAGCCTGATGACGGAGGGTTTTCCGAACGAGTCGTCCATCCTCTTTTTGGAGGATGGCGGGGCGGTGTGCCTCCTGCGCCGTGACGAGGCCAACGGCATGGTGGGAAATGCGGCGGCGCCTTATACCGAATGGACCTGGAAAGACCTGGGCGTGCGCATCGGCGGGCCCCATTTCATCCGGGTGCCGGGGGCGGGGTTTGTCGCCGCCGTCCGCCTCTACGAGCCCGCGCGCACGGCGCTCTGCCTGCTCGACCCGGACACGGGCGCGTTCAGCGAGGCGCTCACCCTGCCCTCGGGCGGGGACACCAGTTATCCGGGACTGGTCTGGCATGACGGGTTGCTATGGGTGAGCTACTACTCCTCGCACGAGGGGAAGACCTCCATTTACCTGGCCAGGGTGCGGTTTTCCGGCTGAGACGCCCTCCGGGCCGCGCTTGCGCCGGACATTTTCAGCACGGCACAAAGGAAACGCCATGGTCATCAACAGCGACAAACGGTTTGTGTTCGTGCATGTGCCCAAGGCTGCGGGCACCAGTCTGGCAGCCGTCTTGGCGGCGCTTCCCGGAAACAGGCCGGAATGGACAAATCCGCAAACCAAACACGAAACACTGCCGGAACTGCTGCGGGAGTGCCGGGGTCGCTGGGGGTTCCGGGAACGGATTTTGGTCCGAAACTTTCGGAAGTATCTCGCCTTTGGTTTTGTGCGCAATCCCTGGGACCGTGTCGCCTCGCTCCACGCCTATCTTTGTGAGAAAAGGCCCCGGAAGGAAATAGACGCGGTGGAGTCCTTTGATCATTTTCTCCGCCTCGCGGACCGGGGCGAGCCGTGGATACTGGGCATGCACACCATGCGTCCCCAGATGGATTTTTTCCCACGGGCTTTCAACGCGTTCGCCGCTGTGTTTGTCGGCCATTATGAGCATTTTCAGGAAGATCTGGCCACCGTGACGGGGCGCCTTGGAGTGGCTGTGGAACTGCCCCGGCTGAATGTGTCGTCAAACTCCCGGCGGGATTACCGGCTGCAATACAATGGGGGGCAGGCGGACATTGTGGCGCGGCTTTTTGCCGCGGACTGCAAGTTGTTCGGCTATGCCTTTGACGAGCCGGGCCCGTCGAAAAGGCTGAGCAGGTGGCTGCATGAGCCGCCCACCGCATAACAACCATCCGGGACAGACTGGGGAACAAAATGAAGCGCAGGCAGTTTTTCACGCGGTTTTCATCGGGGGTCGGCGCCCTGCTGGCCTCACGCCACGCCATGGGGACTGAAACCCCGGGGGCGGAAGCCAACTCCCCCTCCCTCACCTGGACCCGCGAGTTGCCGGTGCGGCATTCGGTGGATGTCGCGGTGATTGGGGGCGGCATCGCCGGGGCGGCCGCCGCGTGCGCCGCAGCCAAGTCCGGGGTGAGTGTGCTGCTGGTGGAGCGGTTTGCCATCACCGGTGGGGACCTCACCACCGGCGGCGTGGCGAATTTCTGCGGAAAGATGGAGGGGCAGGGCGAGTTTTTCGACGAGGTTGTCCGGGATTTGAAAGCCTTTGACGCGCTGGACGGCTCCGGTTTCCACTATGAGATTCTCGCGCTTGTCCTGCAGGAGATGCTGCTGCGGCGCGGGGTGAAGCTGCTGCTCCACACCCGGTTTGTGGACGCCGTGGTCCGTGAAGGACGGATAACAGAGTGCGTCGTCTGCGGGAAGTCCGGCCCGGAGGCCGTCCGCGCGCGGCAGTTCATAGACTGCACCGGCGATGGTGACGTGGCGAGGATGGCGGGGTTTTCCACCATGAAGGGCCGCCCCTCTGACGGGCTTCCCCTGCCCATGTCGCTGATGTTTTTCGTGCGCCATTTGAACGACGGCGAGGCGGTGCGGCCCATGCTTCCGGAGGGCTGGTTTGACCCGGTGCGGAGGGCGGAGGACCTGCCCATGACCAGTGTCTGGCCGGACGGGCCCGGGGCCAACGCGCTGAAGGTGAAGATTCCCATGTTTGACGCGACCGACACGGAGGGGCTGACGGCGGCGGAAATCCGGGGACGGCGCCGCATGATGGAGGTGCTGGACTATTACCAGCGGGTGGAGAAAAAGCCCTGGCGGCTGGACCACTGCTCCCCGATTATCGGCATCCGCGAGGGCTGCCGGATTATGGGCGACCAGGTGCTCCGGGTGGGGGACCTGCGCGCGGGGCGCCGCTTTGACGACGCCGTGGCCATGGGCACTTTTTATCTTGACGGGCACAAGCCGGACGATGACAAGCGCACGTATATCCTGCCCAAGGGCGAACTGGAGGTGCCGCCCTACCAAATACCGCTGGGCTGCCTGATAGCCAAAGACGGGCGCAACCTGATGATGGCGGGGCGGTGTTTCTCCGCGGACCAGTTGGCGCTCTCCTCCGCAAGGGTAAGCACAACCTGCTCCATGATGGGGCAGGCGGCGGGCATCACGGCCGCCTTTTCCGCAAAGGCCGGCCGCGACCCCAGGGAACTCGACCCGGCTGTTGTACGGAAGGCCGTCGAGGAGCGGGGCGCAGACCTGGCCGTGTGAGGCGGCGCATTTGCCATTTCCCGGCATGGGGAAGTATCATGCCAGATTCAGGGCATTTGGGAGAAAAGCAACGTGGAAAATGCCGTTGTGGACATGGCCAGGGTTTGGCCGATTATCTGCCAGTTTGGCATAGGCGCGCTGCTGTGCGGGCTGGGCGTGTGGGCCGGGCTTTCGAGCGGCTATTTGAACCGGGATGACCCGGCGGACCGGCGCATCGTGGAGATATTCGCGGCGGGCTATCTGATTCTGCTGGCCCTTTCCTGCGCGTTCACGTTCTGGCTTCCTTTCATCCCTGAAGGAATCGCGCCATGACCCCGCCGCAGGCGGGCACCCCGCTGGACTACGGGGTCATCTGCGGGTATTTCCTCGCGGTGACCCTGTTCGGCGTGTGGTTCGGGCGCTATGCGGGCACCACGAAGGACTATTTTTTCGGGGGACAGCGCTTTGCGTGGTGGATCATCGCCTTCTCCGCCGTGGCCAGCACGGTGGGCAGCTACAGTTTCATCAAATACAGCGAGGTGGGGTATTCCTACGGCATCAGCAGCACCCAGTCCTACCTGAACGACTGGTTTTGGATGCCCGTGCTGCTGCTGGTGTGGCTGCCCATCATCTACTTCCAGCGCATCCGGTCGGTGCCGGAGTATTTCGACCGGCGCTTCGGCAGCGGCGCGCGGCTTGTGGCCACGGCGTTCATCCTGTTTTACCTGGTGGGGTACATCGGTGTGAACCTGCTGACCCTGGGCAAGGCGCTCCAGCCCGTGCTCGGCTGGGGGGTCTTCACGGGCGCGGCCGTCACCTGCCTGCTGGTGACGGTGTACGTTTTCGCCGGGGGGCAGACCTCGGTCATCATGACGGACCTCGCGCAGGGAATCATCCTGCTTGCGGCGGGGCTGGGGCTGTTCCTGGCGGGGGTGGTCCACCTCGGCGGCTGGGTGGATTTCTGGTCCCTGCTCCCGCAGGGGCACCGGTACATTTTCTCCGAGTTCAACAGTCCGGACAACTTCAGTTTTGTCGGGATATTCGCGCAGGACGGTCTGGCGAACACGGGCGCGTTCATGCTGATGAACCAGGGCATGATGATGCGCTTCCTCGCCGTGCGAAGCGTGTCCGAGGCGCGGAAGATGGCCATATTCTGGATATTGGTCCTCACGCCGCTGGCGGCGGTGGCGGTGAGCGGCGGCGGCTGGGTGGCCCGGGCCATGGCGGAGAGGGGCGAACTGGAGACCAGCGCCGAGCACTCGTTCATCTTCGCGGCGGAGTTCCTCTGCCGTCCCGGGGTCTTCGGATTTGTGCTGGCGGCGCTGATGGCGGCGCTGATGAGCACGGCGGACACGCTGATCAACGCCGTGGCGGCGATTTTCGTCAATGACGTGTACCAGCCCTATGTGCGGCCCGGCCGGGACGACAGGCACTATCTGCGCGTGGCGCGGCTTACCAGCCTGTGCGCGGCGTTTGTGGGGCTGGCGCTGGTGCCCATCATGGCGCAGGGGACCATTTACCAGGCCCACGCCATGTTCACCGCCGCCGTGACCCCGCCCATCCTGATGGCGATCCTGCTGGGCGTGTTCTGGAAGCGTTTCAACACCCCCGCCGTGATGGCCACGCTGCTCGGCGGCGGCTTCCTGGTGATGCTGACCTTCATCCCGCCGCTGGACCGGTGGTTTTTGGCGCCGTTCTCTTTTGGCATG contains:
- a CDS encoding FAD-dependent oxidoreductase, whose translation is MKRRQFFTRFSSGVGALLASRHAMGTETPGAEANSPSLTWTRELPVRHSVDVAVIGGGIAGAAAACAAAKSGVSVLLVERFAITGGDLTTGGVANFCGKMEGQGEFFDEVVRDLKAFDALDGSGFHYEILALVLQEMLLRRGVKLLLHTRFVDAVVREGRITECVVCGKSGPEAVRARQFIDCTGDGDVARMAGFSTMKGRPSDGLPLPMSLMFFVRHLNDGEAVRPMLPEGWFDPVRRAEDLPMTSVWPDGPGANALKVKIPMFDATDTEGLTAAEIRGRRRMMEVLDYYQRVEKKPWRLDHCSPIIGIREGCRIMGDQVLRVGDLRAGRRFDDAVAMGTFYLDGHKPDDDKRTYILPKGELEVPPYQIPLGCLIAKDGRNLMMAGRCFSADQLALSSARVSTTCSMMGQAAGITAAFSAKAGRDPRELDPAVVRKAVEERGADLAV
- a CDS encoding sulfotransferase family 2 domain-containing protein translates to MVINSDKRFVFVHVPKAAGTSLAAVLAALPGNRPEWTNPQTKHETLPELLRECRGRWGFRERILVRNFRKYLAFGFVRNPWDRVASLHAYLCEKRPRKEIDAVESFDHFLRLADRGEPWILGMHTMRPQMDFFPRAFNAFAAVFVGHYEHFQEDLATVTGRLGVAVELPRLNVSSNSRRDYRLQYNGGQADIVARLFAADCKLFGYAFDEPGPSKRLSRWLHEPPTA
- a CDS encoding exo-alpha-sialidase; this translates as MTRMLLCVALLAPLAGAAEAGAAPKAELVSCVKIWEEAPHNAFTNLIRYKDEWFCVFREGAGHVSPDGALRVIVSGDGEQWVSAARLTSETADLRDAQITVTPDNRLMLSGAAAWHTPSPATHQTLAYFSENGRDWTAPVEIGLPNDWLWRVTWNGDTAWGIGYACGRGERNIRLYKSADGKQFDVVVDSLMTEGFPNESSILFLEDGGAVCLLRRDEANGMVGNAAAPYTEWTWKDLGVRIGGPHFIRVPGAGFVAAVRLYEPARTALCLLDPDTGAFSEALTLPSGGDTSYPGLVWHDGLLWVSYYSSHEGKTSIYLARVRFSG
- a CDS encoding sodium:solute symporter family protein codes for the protein MTPPQAGTPLDYGVICGYFLAVTLFGVWFGRYAGTTKDYFFGGQRFAWWIIAFSAVASTVGSYSFIKYSEVGYSYGISSTQSYLNDWFWMPVLLLVWLPIIYFQRIRSVPEYFDRRFGSGARLVATAFILFYLVGYIGVNLLTLGKALQPVLGWGVFTGAAVTCLLVTVYVFAGGQTSVIMTDLAQGIILLAAGLGLFLAGVVHLGGWVDFWSLLPQGHRYIFSEFNSPDNFSFVGIFAQDGLANTGAFMLMNQGMMMRFLAVRSVSEARKMAIFWILVLTPLAAVAVSGGGWVARAMAERGELETSAEHSFIFAAEFLCRPGVFGFVLAALMAALMSTADTLINAVAAIFVNDVYQPYVRPGRDDRHYLRVARLTSLCAAFVGLALVPIMAQGTIYQAHAMFTAAVTPPILMAILLGVFWKRFNTPAVMATLLGGGFLVMLTFIPPLDRWFLAPFSFGMGTASHTFTRALYGLVVSTAAGVPVALLTRPQPMARLIGLVNGSQVDAMRVFKGGEVNRLPGGRAHAALAVSAEMDSAERVLVPQAALDLMRAEQEDIIYVCDARWWLGGLKSIHARVGGVSPDNRVHLSRAALEGARLADGARVFLEKTC